In one Mucilaginibacter ginsenosidivorax genomic region, the following are encoded:
- a CDS encoding sialate O-acetylesterase → MIAKTIYKTLRSYLLLPSLLLFIFKNSSAQILLSPCFTDNMVLQQQTKVNLWGTETPAKNFTVTTSWDHKIYHAAGDAQGNWKIKVSTPAYGGPYTITFNDGQITTLKNVLVGEVWVCSGQSNMEMPLTGFYGDVLNLEQELADAANHPEIRMLKIDNKISFTPLTQVQTKGGWAICSPQTVRDFSAVAYFFAKNLFAGKHIPVGIINSTWGGTAAEGWTSGGALKTMPAFASFVKAAEGGLTQQKLDARYQEEISSWIDSVNQQDPAFQQGRLLWAEPGFDDSGWPTMKVPAYWEQAGVPDYDGTMWFRKKVTVPPAWAGKDLKLHMGGIDDYDVTYFNGTETGHTELFFYQRNYTIPGKLVKAGENTIAIRVFDNGGLGGINKGPLQLSLATDTSSQIDLSGSWAYHQARSLAALPQPPVQSNSPSRPALIYNAMINPILPYTIKGVIWYQGESNADRALQYKHLFPLLINDWREKWKQGSFPFYFVQIANYAATDQPPAANWPALRDAQLSTLSLPQTGMAVTIDIGDAHRIHPQNKQEVGRRLALIARAKTYGENIPYSWPLYKSQTIKGHQIELQFTHTDKGLLARGDMLKGFTIAGADQKFYPALAFIVGDKVIVSSSDVASPIAVRYAWANDPVCNLYNGANLPASPFRTDNWETGR, encoded by the coding sequence ATGATTGCTAAAACGATTTATAAAACACTCCGTAGCTACTTATTGCTACCCAGCCTGTTACTTTTTATCTTCAAAAACAGCAGTGCCCAAATCTTGCTGTCTCCTTGTTTTACCGATAATATGGTATTACAACAACAAACAAAAGTAAATCTGTGGGGAACAGAAACACCGGCCAAAAATTTCACTGTTACCACCTCCTGGGATCACAAAATTTACCATGCCGCCGGCGATGCGCAGGGTAACTGGAAAATAAAAGTAAGTACCCCAGCCTACGGAGGCCCCTACACCATTACCTTCAACGATGGCCAAATAACAACACTAAAAAATGTGCTGGTGGGCGAAGTTTGGGTTTGTTCCGGCCAATCTAACATGGAAATGCCCCTGACCGGTTTTTATGGCGATGTACTAAACCTGGAGCAGGAGTTGGCTGATGCCGCCAATCATCCCGAGATACGGATGTTAAAAATTGATAACAAAATAAGCTTTACGCCACTTACGCAGGTTCAAACCAAGGGAGGCTGGGCCATATGCAGCCCCCAAACGGTGCGCGACTTTTCGGCCGTCGCTTATTTTTTTGCAAAAAACCTTTTCGCAGGTAAACATATACCGGTAGGTATCATCAACAGCACCTGGGGCGGTACGGCTGCCGAAGGCTGGACCAGCGGCGGCGCTTTAAAGACGATGCCAGCCTTTGCGTCATTTGTAAAAGCTGCCGAAGGCGGCCTCACGCAACAAAAACTGGATGCCCGTTACCAGGAGGAGATCAGCAGTTGGATAGATTCGGTCAACCAACAAGACCCGGCCTTTCAGCAAGGCAGGCTGCTGTGGGCCGAACCAGGTTTCGATGATTCGGGATGGCCAACAATGAAAGTACCTGCCTATTGGGAACAAGCCGGGGTTCCGGATTATGATGGTACCATGTGGTTCAGGAAAAAAGTTACTGTGCCACCAGCGTGGGCCGGCAAAGACTTGAAACTGCACATGGGCGGTATTGATGACTATGATGTTACCTACTTTAACGGAACCGAAACAGGCCATACCGAACTATTTTTTTATCAGCGCAACTATACTATACCCGGCAAGTTGGTAAAAGCCGGCGAAAACACCATTGCCATCCGCGTTTTTGACAATGGCGGTCTTGGCGGTATCAACAAAGGCCCCTTACAGCTATCATTAGCAACCGACACCAGTAGCCAGATTGACCTGTCCGGCTCATGGGCTTATCATCAAGCCAGGTCGCTGGCAGCATTGCCACAGCCGCCCGTGCAATCAAACAGCCCCAGCCGGCCGGCGCTTATTTATAATGCCATGATTAACCCGATATTACCCTATACAATAAAGGGCGTAATATGGTACCAGGGCGAAAGCAACGCCGACAGGGCCCTGCAGTACAAGCATCTTTTCCCTTTGCTGATTAACGATTGGCGGGAAAAATGGAAACAGGGCAGTTTTCCGTTTTACTTTGTACAAATAGCTAATTATGCAGCCACCGACCAGCCGCCAGCTGCTAACTGGCCCGCACTTCGTGATGCACAGTTAAGTACACTTAGCCTGCCACAAACAGGCATGGCGGTAACCATTGATATTGGCGATGCTCACCGCATTCACCCACAAAACAAACAGGAAGTTGGCAGGCGCCTGGCGCTGATTGCACGCGCCAAAACTTATGGTGAAAATATTCCTTATTCCTGGCCACTTTATAAATCACAAACTATCAAAGGGCATCAAATTGAGCTGCAATTTACCCATACCGACAAGGGCCTGCTTGCACGCGGGGATATGCTGAAAGGGTTTACCATAGCAGGAGCTGATCAAAAATTTTATCCCGCATTGGCATTTATAGTTGGCGATAAGGTAATTGTGAGCAGTAGTGATGTTGCCAGCCCCATTGCCGTACGATATGCCTGGGCCAATGATCCGGTTTGCAATTTATATAATGGCGCAAACCTGCCTGCATCGCCCTTTCGCACAGATAATTGGGAAACCGGAAGATAG
- a CDS encoding cold-shock protein, which translates to MGRSVETFSKKEREKKKFKKQLDKKDKAEERKANSGKGKGLEDMMAYIDENGNITSTPPDPAKKKKIIAEDIQIGVPKQENLAPADPVRKGVVAFYNESKGYGFIKDLLSQESIFVHANGLTEAIQENDKVTFETEQGAKGLNAVKVKKQ; encoded by the coding sequence ATGGGTAGATCAGTAGAAACATTTAGTAAAAAAGAAAGAGAAAAGAAAAAGTTCAAAAAGCAACTGGATAAGAAAGATAAAGCTGAAGAAAGAAAAGCAAATTCAGGTAAAGGAAAAGGATTGGAAGATATGATGGCCTACATCGATGAGAATGGCAATATCACCTCTACCCCACCCGATCCGGCTAAAAAGAAAAAAATTATAGCAGAGGATATCCAGATTGGCGTACCCAAACAGGAAAACCTTGCTCCCGCCGATCCGGTGCGTAAAGGCGTGGTGGCTTTCTATAATGAATCTAAAGGTTATGGATTTATCAAAGACCTGCTAAGCCAGGAAAGTATTTTTGTACATGCTAATGGCTTAACAGAAGCTATCCAGGAAAATGATAAGGTAACTTTTGAAACCGAGCAGGGCGCCAAAGGGTTGAATGCCGTTAAAGTAAAAAAGCAATAA
- a CDS encoding lectin, whose product MNFKKTNLILVIACTAVTISCSKNKLSAPATTTDGKTTKLKTSASAAGDVVGKVIVGYQGWFAAPGDGSPLNTWWHYASGDPFGVPTPTNASIISWPDVREYTSTYTASNFGNLGNGQPAKLFSSFNDQTVNTHFLWMQQNNIDGAALQRFNPNGQEGPIRDAITAKVKTAAETYGRKFYIMYDVGGWTNMQSEIKTDWTNKMSAYTTSSAYAKQNGKPVVCIWGFGFNDTNHPWSAAVCLDVINWFKAQGCYIIGGVPAYWRDTNSTEVRPDFLATYNALNMISPWMIGKISNTSEADGFYTDHNVGDQSYCNANGIDYQPCVLPGDLQKRQRVHGDFMWRQFYNMVRLGAQGIYISMFDEYNEGNQIAKTTETSAYTPAGLGFLSLDEDGTACSADYYLRLTGDGGRMLKGQIGLTATRPTLPVVSGSVPAPIGQTITIKGNNNLYVSSENGTQAMNCNRTTAQGWEQFTIVDAGGGKVALMSQGKYVSSENGTQAINCNRTAIGAWEQFDWVNNGNGTFSLRGNNAKYVSSENGTQAMTCNRTAAQTYESFRVNQ is encoded by the coding sequence ATGAATTTTAAGAAAACCAATCTTATCCTGGTGATAGCTTGCACCGCTGTCACCATCAGCTGTTCCAAAAATAAACTTAGCGCACCCGCTACCACCACGGATGGAAAAACAACCAAACTTAAAACCTCGGCTTCTGCCGCCGGCGACGTTGTAGGTAAGGTGATAGTAGGCTACCAGGGCTGGTTTGCCGCCCCGGGCGATGGTTCGCCCCTTAACACCTGGTGGCACTATGCATCCGGCGATCCGTTCGGGGTTCCTACGCCAACAAACGCCAGCATTATTTCCTGGCCGGATGTTCGTGAGTATACAAGTACCTACACAGCATCCAACTTTGGCAACCTGGGCAATGGTCAGCCGGCCAAATTGTTTTCTTCCTTCAACGATCAAACAGTAAATACCCATTTTTTATGGATGCAGCAAAATAATATTGATGGAGCTGCCTTACAACGTTTTAATCCCAACGGGCAGGAAGGACCAATCCGCGATGCTATCACTGCCAAAGTTAAAACGGCAGCCGAAACCTATGGGCGTAAATTTTACATTATGTATGACGTAGGCGGCTGGACTAACATGCAATCGGAAATTAAAACCGACTGGACCAACAAAATGTCGGCCTATACCACGTCATCGGCTTACGCTAAACAAAATGGAAAACCTGTGGTGTGTATATGGGGCTTCGGTTTCAATGATACCAACCATCCCTGGTCGGCAGCGGTTTGTCTTGATGTTATTAACTGGTTTAAAGCCCAGGGCTGCTATATCATTGGCGGCGTGCCTGCTTATTGGCGCGATACAAACAGTACCGAAGTTAGGCCAGACTTTTTGGCGACTTATAACGCCTTGAACATGATTTCGCCCTGGATGATTGGGAAGATTTCAAATACGTCGGAAGCCGATGGTTTTTACACCGACCATAATGTTGGCGATCAGTCTTATTGTAATGCCAACGGCATCGATTACCAGCCATGTGTTTTGCCGGGCGATTTGCAAAAACGCCAGAGGGTTCATGGCGATTTTATGTGGAGACAATTTTATAACATGGTAAGGCTGGGTGCCCAGGGCATTTACATTTCTATGTTTGATGAATATAACGAAGGTAACCAGATAGCCAAAACTACCGAAACATCGGCCTATACACCTGCAGGCTTGGGCTTTTTATCGTTGGATGAAGATGGTACAGCCTGCTCTGCAGATTATTATTTACGCCTTACAGGTGATGGGGGCAGGATGCTGAAAGGCCAGATTGGGCTTACGGCTACCCGCCCTACGCTACCGGTAGTATCGGGCAGTGTTCCTGCACCCATAGGGCAAACCATTACCATTAAGGGAAACAATAATCTTTATGTGAGCAGCGAAAACGGCACACAGGCTATGAACTGTAACCGGACTACCGCCCAGGGCTGGGAACAATTTACCATTGTTGATGCAGGTGGGGGTAAGGTAGCGCTGATGAGCCAGGGTAAATATGTATCTTCTGAAAACGGTACACAGGCCATAAATTGCAACCGGACAGCGATTGGGGCCTGGGAACAGTTTGATTGGGTAAACAATGGGAACGGCACATTTTCGCTGAGAGGAAACAACGCGAAATATGTTTCGAGCGAAAACGGCACGCAAGCCATGACCTGTAATCGCACCGCTGCCCAGACTTATGAATCATTCCGGGTAAATCAATAA